A genomic segment from Labeo rohita strain BAU-BD-2019 unplaced genomic scaffold, IGBB_LRoh.1.0 scaffold_577, whole genome shotgun sequence encodes:
- the LOC127161198 gene encoding ecto-ADP-ribosyltransferase 4: MLLTIEALLLILAALGQDRTAAVEGQIFPLDMALNSVDDQYEGCREKMANLVETEYLNKEISNQPDFKKAWQDGERNARTPEDNLTRNHVFAIYVYTNSDINVYRDFNSAGRNGKQKYDDKTFTWYSLYFLLTEAIQILNKTQEKCYATYRGTNVRFNKYVLNTEVRFGSFTSSSLDRTVAQGFGTKSCFEIYTCEGADLKKYPKFPDEKEVLIPPYETFKVTAVRTRKDEPDLWCETVFMLKSSGKRSDLNCALFKNPTKTLENTSKCMLSHLNSLYYRSSIQIDCLITYT, from the exons ATGCTGCTGACCATTGAAGCTCTTCTTCTCATTTTAGCTGCTCTAGGACAG GATCGCACAGCTGCTGTTGAAGGACAGATATTTCCATTGGATATGGCACTGAATTCAGTTGATGATCAGTATGAGGGCTGTAGAGAGAAAATGGCAAACCTGGTAGAGACAGAATATCTAAATAAGGAAATATCTAACCAAcctgattttaaaaaagcttgGCAAGATGGTGAAAGGAATGCCAGAACACCAGAAGATAACTTGACAAGAAATCATGTATTTGCCATTTATGTGTACACCAACTCAGATATTAATGTTTATCGTGATTTCAATAGCGCTGGTCGTAAtggtaaacaaaaatatgatgaCAAGACATTCACATGGTATTCACTGTACTTTCTGTTAACAGAAGCTATACAGattttgaacaaaacacaagagaaATGCTATGCAACTTATCGTGGTACAAATGTTAGATTTAATAAGTATGTTCTGAACACAGAGGTTCGTTTTGGTTCATTCACATCCTCCTCTCTCGATCGTACAGTTGCACAGGGTTTTGGAACTAAATCTTGTTTTGAAATCTACACTTGTGAAGGTGCTGATCTGAAAAAATACCCAAAGTTTCCTGATGAGAAAGAGGTACTCATTCCTCCATATGAGACCTTTAAAGTCACTGCTGTCAGGACAAGAAAAGATGAGCCTGACCTCTGGTGTGAGACTGTGTTCATGTTGAAAAGTTCTGGCAAAAGAAGTGACCTGAATTGTGCTCTATTCAAGAATCCAACCAAGACCTTAgaaaatacttcaaaatgtatGTTGAGTCATTTGAATTCACTTTATTACAGGAGTTCTATACAAATCGATTGCTTAATTACCTACACATAA